From Candidatus Manganitrophus morganii, the proteins below share one genomic window:
- a CDS encoding sigma 54-interacting transcriptional regulator: MPSLRIYLKDEFRWVFTLLEKEIRIGRSHENHIVLPQPEVSRQHAFLRRDGKRFIVEDKSGRGIDLNFQTVSEAPLRHGDVLRVGSYRLIYELDEHEEPFTETITREPTLNLPGAARQKEKGIVRCQIHIVSGPDEGKVFPLPEGVTRIGRSGRNNVVLSDPSVSSLHLEIEAGPSAIQVRDLGSTNGTRINGQRIQSSVAEIGSEIQVGQTKLKIHPEEPTEPIAPPFLGRLIGQSPKMQDVFRMIQRGAKGEVAVLVQAETGCGKELVAQEIHRLSPRAQGPFITLDCSAIPKELIESELFGHEKGAFTTAVAQRKGAFELARGGTIFLDEIGELPLEMQPKLLRVLEERTFKRVGGNETLRSDFRIIAATNRWLDQEVLQGRFRQDLYFRLYVLPIFLPPLRERKDDIPLLIEHFLKGRSVQVVPAAMEKLLAHTWPGNVRELRNVIERAVVMMEGSLLSPEDLLFLQSPEREGPRMSWEDQKTTPPTGSLEEIEKQVIQRTLKTHQGDKKAAAQVLGIALSTLYEKIKRHQIAD; encoded by the coding sequence ATGCCAAGCTTGAGGATCTACCTTAAAGATGAATTTCGCTGGGTCTTTACTCTCCTGGAAAAGGAGATCCGGATCGGGCGAAGCCATGAGAATCATATCGTCCTTCCCCAGCCGGAGGTGTCGCGCCAGCATGCTTTTCTCCGCCGCGACGGGAAAAGGTTTATCGTGGAGGACAAAAGCGGCCGGGGGATCGACCTCAATTTCCAGACAGTGAGCGAGGCCCCGCTCCGTCATGGGGATGTCCTGCGGGTCGGTTCCTATCGTCTCATTTATGAGCTGGACGAGCACGAAGAGCCGTTCACCGAAACGATCACGCGCGAGCCGACCCTCAATCTTCCCGGCGCGGCCCGTCAAAAAGAGAAGGGGATCGTCCGCTGCCAGATCCATATCGTATCGGGGCCCGATGAGGGGAAGGTCTTTCCCCTCCCGGAAGGGGTGACCCGAATCGGTCGAAGCGGCCGAAACAATGTGGTTCTCTCCGATCCGTCGGTCTCGAGCCTGCATCTGGAGATCGAGGCCGGTCCGTCTGCGATCCAGGTGCGTGATTTGGGGAGCACGAACGGAACACGGATCAACGGGCAGCGGATTCAAAGCTCCGTCGCAGAGATCGGCTCCGAGATTCAGGTCGGCCAGACCAAGCTGAAGATTCATCCGGAAGAGCCGACCGAGCCGATCGCTCCCCCTTTCCTCGGCCGCCTCATCGGACAGAGCCCGAAGATGCAAGATGTCTTCCGAATGATCCAGCGGGGGGCAAAGGGAGAGGTCGCCGTCCTCGTCCAGGCCGAGACCGGCTGTGGAAAAGAGCTGGTCGCACAGGAGATCCACCGCTTGAGCCCCCGCGCCCAGGGCCCCTTCATCACCCTCGATTGCAGCGCCATCCCGAAGGAGCTGATCGAATCGGAGCTCTTCGGACATGAGAAGGGGGCCTTTACGACCGCCGTCGCCCAGCGGAAGGGGGCGTTCGAGCTGGCCCGCGGCGGAACGATCTTCCTCGACGAGATCGGGGAACTGCCGTTGGAAATGCAGCCGAAACTGCTGCGAGTGCTCGAAGAGCGGACCTTCAAGCGGGTCGGCGGCAATGAAACCCTCCGCTCCGATTTCCGAATTATCGCCGCGACGAACCGTTGGCTCGATCAAGAGGTGCTCCAGGGGCGTTTCCGGCAGGATCTCTATTTCCGGCTCTATGTTTTGCCGATTTTTCTCCCCCCGCTCCGGGAAAGAAAAGACGACATCCCTCTCCTCATCGAGCACTTCCTGAAGGGAAGATCGGTGCAGGTGGTCCCCGCGGCGATGGAGAAGCTCCTTGCCCATACCTGGCCCGGCAACGTCCGGGAGCTGAGGAATGTCATCGAGCGGGCCGTCGTCATGATGGAGGGAAGCCTTCTGAGTCCGGAGGATCTCCTCTTCCTTCAGTCGCCGGAGCGGGAGGGGCCGCGGATGTCTTGGGAAGACCAAAAAACAACCCCGCCGACCGGATCGCTGGAAGAGATCGAAAAACAGGTTATCCAGCGAACGCTCAAAACCCACCAGGGAGACAAGAAGGCCGCCGCCCAGGTCCTCGGGATTGCCCTCTCTACCCTCTATGAAAAAATAAAACGCCATCAGATTGCCGATTAA
- a CDS encoding LuxR C-terminal-related transcriptional regulator: MAHEVKHEMDYLAAFPFIEETPPQTGPSDAPEIMSLINRRSSPGVVVMGPRGEILLMNQQADDILKKIRGGRGSSSRAEEGKLVKQLHQLRAKILDALSKPNGQNQGTPVCELLPLRGTTFSLRGIVLEGAGQEAAPVMILIEPIQERAGSSSSAPADEVKLTKREEEICNLISRGLINKEIASELGIGVHTVKDHVKNIMKKLKASSRAGIVAKIAAGNQTNGKGRAR; this comes from the coding sequence ATGGCGCACGAAGTGAAGCATGAGATGGATTATCTGGCCGCATTCCCGTTCATAGAAGAAACGCCGCCCCAAACCGGGCCTTCCGATGCCCCCGAGATCATGTCGTTGATCAACCGGCGCTCCTCCCCCGGCGTCGTGGTGATGGGGCCGAGAGGAGAGATCCTCCTGATGAACCAACAGGCGGACGACATTTTGAAAAAGATCCGGGGCGGACGGGGATCCTCTTCCAGAGCGGAAGAGGGAAAACTGGTCAAGCAACTTCACCAGCTCCGAGCCAAGATTCTCGATGCGCTTTCGAAGCCGAACGGTCAAAATCAAGGAACGCCGGTCTGCGAGCTTCTTCCCCTTCGGGGAACGACCTTTTCCCTCCGGGGAATCGTCCTGGAAGGGGCCGGACAAGAAGCGGCGCCGGTGATGATCCTGATCGAGCCGATACAGGAGCGGGCGGGGTCCTCTTCTTCCGCCCCGGCCGATGAAGTCAAATTGACAAAGCGCGAGGAAGAGATCTGCAATCTGATCAGCCGGGGATTGATCAACAAGGAGATCGCATCGGAGCTCGGCATCGGCGTCCATACAGTGAAGGATCACGTCAAAAATATCATGAAGAAACTGAAGGCCAGCTCACGGGCGGGCATTGTTGCAAAGATCGCGGCCGGAAACCAGACGAACGGAAAGGGTCGGGCAAGATAA
- a CDS encoding mechanosensitive ion channel family protein, translating into MDEFLDQLSYFAPRAGVALLVLIAFYVAGLLLRKLTRRIGERADVRNDILVLIGRTGSTFLIVMGVITALGTAGVNVSALVAGLGLTGFALGFALRDALSNLLAGILILIYRPFKRHDRISVAGFEGIVIETDLRYTTLQGEDKRILIPNATLFTHSIVLLDRKK; encoded by the coding sequence ATGGACGAATTTCTCGATCAGCTCTCTTATTTTGCGCCGAGGGCAGGGGTGGCGCTGCTCGTTTTGATCGCCTTTTATGTCGCCGGTCTCCTCCTCCGGAAGCTGACGCGCCGGATCGGCGAGCGGGCGGATGTCAGAAACGACATTTTGGTCCTCATCGGACGGACCGGTTCGACCTTCCTGATTGTGATGGGGGTGATCACGGCGTTGGGAACGGCGGGGGTGAACGTTTCGGCGCTGGTCGCCGGTTTGGGGCTGACCGGTTTCGCCCTCGGGTTCGCCCTCAGGGATGCACTTTCCAATCTCCTTGCGGGGATATTGATCCTCATCTACCGCCCCTTCAAGCGTCACGACCGGATCTCCGTCGCCGGGTTTGAGGGAATCGTTATTGAAACCGACCTCCGCTACACCACCCTTCAAGGAGAAGACAAGAGAATCCTGATTCCCAATGCCACTCTCTTTACCCATTCGATCGTTCTTTTAGATAGAAAGAAGTGA
- a CDS encoding DUF4382 domain-containing protein produces MFHMLQPIRFVLSLFLLMSFMTSCGGGGGASSDSGTGKAAILLTDRAEEKITDHEGNVITTAQEIWVTFSQMALKPVKGPWVSVFSGPPDISVNLLALQGKADLIDVVDLPAGAYDKARIKIESAWFIDAEGVRHDVIVPSGKVTIKFKRHLIIRANDETEVLFDFVPGKSIHLIETGSGKFILRPVVRVRVLGEEVTDFVKIEGQIVSVDCNENQLTLDPRHGEPMTVHLEDALIVLKDGSFFSEGDDHGDDERRKRAAQIASCQQLEEGQFIEVVGSNDEEGMIHASLVLIKTEEPASHRLEFTGTLLEVDCDQQTFGVTFSGGEIEATLLPETKLFTADDEAVPAAEVCERLSEAVQKRIEVAGKVENNQVIAAEITLLPEAPVSMPTRVAGTVESVNVTGTEVTGFVLEADGGQSYTITIDAQTEIKDQNGDPVAPNALLNQRVRVEGTLDTGTTPPTMEAAEVVLLSIP; encoded by the coding sequence ATGTTTCACATGCTGCAACCGATTCGTTTTGTTCTGTCACTTTTTCTGTTGATGTCATTCATGACTTCCTGCGGCGGTGGGGGAGGGGCTTCGTCTGATTCCGGTACAGGAAAGGCCGCCATTCTTCTCACCGACCGAGCTGAAGAGAAGATTACCGATCATGAGGGGAATGTTATTACCACCGCACAGGAGATCTGGGTAACCTTTAGCCAAATGGCTCTAAAGCCGGTGAAAGGGCCGTGGGTTTCGGTCTTCAGCGGACCGCCCGATATATCGGTCAACCTGTTGGCGCTTCAGGGGAAGGCCGATCTGATCGATGTAGTCGATCTTCCGGCGGGGGCTTATGATAAAGCACGCATCAAAATCGAGAGCGCTTGGTTTATCGATGCGGAGGGGGTTCGGCATGATGTGATCGTCCCTTCCGGGAAGGTGACGATCAAGTTTAAACGTCACCTCATTATCCGAGCCAATGATGAGACCGAGGTCCTCTTTGACTTCGTCCCGGGTAAATCGATTCATCTGATCGAAACCGGAAGCGGCAAGTTTATCCTCCGGCCGGTGGTCCGGGTGCGGGTTCTTGGGGAAGAGGTGACCGATTTCGTTAAGATCGAGGGGCAAATCGTCTCGGTCGATTGTAACGAAAATCAGCTGACCCTCGATCCACGACATGGCGAGCCGATGACCGTTCACCTGGAGGATGCGCTGATCGTTCTGAAAGACGGCTCCTTCTTTAGCGAAGGAGACGATCACGGCGACGACGAGCGCAGAAAAAGGGCGGCGCAAATTGCTTCCTGTCAGCAGCTTGAAGAAGGACAATTTATCGAGGTGGTCGGCAGCAACGACGAGGAAGGGATGATTCACGCTTCTTTGGTGTTGATCAAAACGGAGGAGCCGGCTTCACACCGTCTCGAATTCACCGGAACCCTCCTGGAGGTCGATTGCGACCAACAGACATTCGGCGTTACCTTCAGCGGCGGGGAGATCGAGGCGACCCTCCTTCCGGAGACAAAACTCTTCACGGCCGACGACGAAGCGGTTCCGGCGGCGGAGGTTTGCGAGCGATTGAGCGAGGCGGTTCAGAAGCGGATCGAGGTGGCGGGGAAGGTGGAGAATAATCAGGTCATCGCCGCCGAAATCACCCTTTTGCCCGAGGCCCCTGTTTCCATGCCGACCCGCGTGGCGGGGACGGTGGAATCGGTTAATGTGACCGGAACGGAGGTCACCGGGTTTGTTCTGGAGGCCGACGGCGGCCAGTCGTATACCATCACAATCGACGCTCAGACCGAGATCAAGGATCAAAACGGAGATCCGGTTGCGCCGAATGCCCTTCTCAATCAGCGGGTCCGTGTTGAGGGAACCCTCGACACCGGGACCACCCCGCCGACGATGGAGGCGGCGGAAGTCGTTCTCCTTTCCATTCCGTAG
- a CDS encoding YnfA family protein, with product MLIAKTLGLFIVTALAEIVGCYLPYLWLKKNASVWLLLPAAASLALFSWLLSLHPTAAGRVYAAYGGVYVSVAILWLWLVDSVQPTTWDLVGVAVCLVGMTIIILGT from the coding sequence TTGCTTATCGCCAAAACACTTGGACTCTTTATCGTTACAGCGCTCGCGGAGATTGTGGGCTGCTATCTGCCCTATCTCTGGCTCAAGAAGAACGCTTCAGTCTGGCTACTTCTGCCCGCCGCTGCAAGCCTTGCATTATTTTCTTGGTTGTTGTCGCTACATCCGACGGCGGCGGGCCGCGTGTATGCTGCTTATGGCGGGGTCTATGTCTCGGTTGCGATCCTATGGCTATGGCTCGTTGATTCCGTGCAGCCTACGACATGGGATTTGGTCGGGGTTGCTGTTTGTCTTGTCGGAATGACAATTATCATTTTAGGAACATAA
- a CDS encoding ABC transporter permease, whose amino-acid sequence MTSASALKIAGRALARNTMRSALTMLGMIIGVGAVITMVSIGQGAKAQVEAQIATIGSNMLMIFPGSTRQGAVRGGSGTMTTLTEADAKAIEEEVSAVRWAAPSLRTSAQVVSGNQNWSTGIIGSTPDYFIIRDWSFESGSAFTQSALSGAAKAAVIGKTVALNLFGMQDPVGETIRIGNVPFKVVGVLSPKGQSTQGQDQDDTVVIPLSTLQKRIMGVTHIGMILVSANSPEETAVAEEETRLLLRQRHRILSGEEDDFRVRNMTEIASAAESSSEVMTLLLGSIASVSLIVGGIGIMNIMLVSVTERTREIGIRMAVGARGRDILLQFLMEAVVLSLTGGLLGIALGMAGSKIISTVVQWPTIVSLQSIFLASAFSIAIGIFFGLYPARRAASLDPIEALRYD is encoded by the coding sequence ATGACTTCGGCAAGCGCATTGAAGATTGCAGGCCGGGCCCTGGCCCGAAACACGATGAGATCGGCGCTCACGATGCTCGGAATGATCATCGGGGTCGGCGCGGTGATCACCATGGTTTCGATCGGCCAGGGGGCCAAAGCGCAGGTCGAAGCGCAGATCGCCACGATCGGGTCGAATATGCTGATGATCTTTCCCGGAAGCACGCGGCAAGGCGCGGTCCGCGGCGGATCGGGGACGATGACGACCCTCACCGAAGCGGATGCGAAGGCGATCGAGGAGGAGGTATCGGCCGTCCGATGGGCCGCCCCGTCGCTTCGCACCTCGGCCCAGGTGGTCAGCGGAAACCAGAACTGGTCGACGGGGATCATCGGGAGCACCCCCGACTACTTTATTATTCGAGATTGGTCGTTTGAGTCGGGGAGCGCTTTTACCCAATCGGCGCTCAGCGGCGCGGCGAAGGCGGCGGTCATCGGAAAGACAGTCGCTCTGAATCTTTTCGGCATGCAAGATCCGGTGGGAGAGACGATCCGAATCGGGAATGTTCCGTTCAAAGTGGTCGGCGTCCTCTCTCCCAAGGGGCAATCGACGCAGGGGCAAGATCAGGATGACACTGTCGTGATTCCCCTCTCGACGCTTCAGAAACGGATCATGGGGGTCACTCATATCGGGATGATCCTGGTCTCCGCGAATTCTCCGGAAGAGACGGCGGTCGCGGAAGAAGAAACCCGCCTTCTGCTCCGGCAGCGCCATCGCATTCTCTCCGGAGAGGAAGACGATTTCCGCGTCCGCAATATGACCGAGATCGCCAGCGCCGCGGAATCATCCTCGGAGGTGATGACCCTGCTGCTCGGCAGCATCGCCTCGGTCTCATTGATCGTCGGCGGGATCGGGATTATGAACATTATGCTCGTTTCGGTGACCGAGCGGACCCGAGAAATCGGCATCCGGATGGCGGTCGGCGCGCGCGGGCGCGACATCCTCCTTCAGTTTCTGATGGAGGCGGTCGTCCTCTCGCTGACCGGCGGACTGCTCGGCATCGCCCTCGGGATGGCCGGCTCCAAGATCATCTCCACCGTCGTCCAGTGGCCGACGATCGTCTCCCTCCAATCGATCTTCCTCGCTTCGGCATTCTCGATCGCCATCGGGATCTTCTTCGGGCTTTACCCCGCCCGGCGCGCCGCGTCGCTCGATCCGATCGAGGCGCTTCGGTACGACTAG
- a CDS encoding ABC transporter ATP-binding protein, whose protein sequence is MIQIDALWKVYRTGEMELAALKGVSFSVSRGEFVALMGPSGSGKSTLMHLLGCLDRPARGRYLLDGVEVGGLKPNELARIRNRKIGFVFQGFNLLSRTTALENVELPMLYEESSGKERQVRAREALEGVGLADRIYHYPNQLSGGQQQRVAIARALVMRPPLILADEPTGNLDTRTSIEIMSLFQELNEAGMTLLLVTHEQDIAQYASRIIRFRDGQIQSDQPVEGRASAREALTSMAGDLA, encoded by the coding sequence TTGATTCAGATCGATGCGCTCTGGAAGGTCTACCGGACCGGCGAAATGGAACTGGCCGCTTTAAAGGGGGTGTCGTTCTCCGTCTCCCGGGGAGAGTTTGTCGCGTTGATGGGGCCGTCGGGCTCGGGGAAATCGACCTTGATGCATTTATTGGGCTGTCTCGATCGTCCGGCCCGGGGGCGTTATCTGCTCGACGGGGTGGAGGTCGGCGGCCTGAAACCAAACGAGCTGGCCCGAATTCGAAACCGGAAGATCGGTTTTGTCTTTCAAGGATTCAATCTTCTTTCCCGGACCACCGCGCTCGAAAATGTGGAACTTCCCATGTTGTATGAGGAGTCCTCCGGAAAAGAGCGGCAGGTGCGGGCTCGGGAGGCGTTGGAGGGGGTGGGGCTGGCGGATCGGATTTATCACTATCCGAATCAGCTTTCCGGCGGGCAGCAGCAGCGGGTGGCGATCGCCCGGGCGCTGGTGATGCGCCCTCCTCTCATTTTGGCCGATGAGCCGACCGGAAATCTCGATACCCGCACCTCGATCGAAATCATGTCGCTTTTTCAGGAGCTGAATGAAGCGGGGATGACCCTTCTTCTGGTGACGCACGAACAGGATATCGCGCAATATGCCTCCCGGATCATCCGTTTCCGGGACGGGCAGATTCAGAGCGATCAGCCGGTCGAAGGGCGGGCGAGCGCGCGGGAGGCGTTAACGTCGATGGCGGGAGATCTCGCATGA
- a CDS encoding efflux RND transporter periplasmic adaptor subunit translates to MAISQEWRKGLLGIAVLVAIIAGVTLFRGGEKAAEYRTAKVEQGEITTSVSATGKVDAVVTVEVGSQVSGRVQKLFADFNSRVEKGQVVAQIDPSLFEAQVEQARAKLANDEANTEKARVLLADAKRALKRMETLFARDFVSESEKEAAQSAHDSAVANLKAAETQIAQDRASLKLSEANLRYATILSPVDGIVISRNVSVGQTVAASLQAPTLFTIAQDLTEMKVDTSVDEADIGRVAIGQEAEFTVDAYPDTPFRGTVQDIYNQPVVLQNVVTYAAIIRVKNPELKLRPGMTANVTIRVAHKENVLKLPNAALRYRPEGESGRSVPVKKGGGRTTDVWVLREGKELAVPVTLGLSDGSFTEVLSGDLKPGDRVITERLGGATAAPGGRRAPSMRF, encoded by the coding sequence ATGGCAATATCCCAGGAATGGAGAAAAGGTCTCCTCGGGATTGCGGTTCTGGTCGCAATCATCGCAGGGGTGACCCTTTTCCGCGGGGGGGAAAAAGCAGCGGAGTACCGGACGGCGAAGGTCGAGCAAGGGGAGATCACGACCAGCGTTTCGGCCACCGGCAAGGTCGACGCCGTCGTCACCGTGGAGGTGGGGAGCCAGGTTTCCGGGAGGGTGCAGAAGCTCTTTGCCGATTTTAACTCGCGCGTCGAGAAAGGACAGGTGGTCGCTCAAATCGATCCGTCCCTTTTTGAGGCGCAGGTCGAACAGGCGCGGGCGAAATTGGCCAACGATGAAGCGAATACAGAAAAAGCGCGCGTTCTCCTGGCGGATGCAAAACGCGCCCTTAAAAGAATGGAGACCCTTTTCGCCCGCGACTTCGTCTCCGAGAGCGAAAAGGAGGCGGCGCAGAGCGCCCATGATTCGGCCGTTGCCAATTTGAAGGCGGCCGAGACCCAGATCGCGCAAGACCGGGCCTCTCTCAAACTTTCTGAGGCGAACCTCCGCTATGCCACGATCCTTTCACCGGTAGATGGAATCGTCATCTCCCGGAATGTCTCCGTAGGACAGACCGTGGCCGCCTCGCTTCAAGCGCCGACCCTCTTCACCATCGCTCAGGACCTCACGGAGATGAAGGTGGATACCAGCGTGGATGAAGCCGACATCGGAAGGGTCGCGATCGGACAGGAGGCGGAGTTCACCGTCGATGCCTACCCCGACACCCCCTTCCGCGGGACGGTCCAAGATATCTACAATCAGCCGGTCGTGCTCCAAAACGTCGTCACCTATGCCGCCATCATCCGCGTGAAGAATCCCGAATTGAAGCTCCGGCCGGGGATGACCGCCAACGTCACGATCCGGGTCGCGCATAAAGAGAATGTACTCAAGCTGCCGAACGCGGCCCTTCGTTACCGGCCTGAGGGTGAATCGGGCCGGTCCGTTCCCGTAAAAAAGGGGGGAGGGCGAACGACCGACGTTTGGGTGCTGCGGGAGGGAAAAGAGCTCGCGGTGCCGGTGACCCTCGGATTGAGCGACGGGAGTTTTACGGAGGTCCTCTCGGGCGACCTCAAACCGGGGGATCGGGTGATCACCGAAAGGCTCGGAGGCGCCACCGCCGCTCCCGGCGGCCGCAGGGCTCCCTCGATGAGGTTTTAA
- a CDS encoding protease inhibitor I42 family protein, translating to MAEQIQTEIKKIHAKVGEPFKIRIWEDRTRGSRYVPTFDAAVLKLISDEYERTRHVRTNDIGMHYFEFVPVKSGRYSIEFECRYGWKFSAEDRLLYEVEVAG from the coding sequence ATGGCGGAGCAAATCCAAACCGAAATCAAAAAGATCCATGCCAAGGTCGGAGAGCCGTTCAAAATCCGTATCTGGGAAGATCGTACCCGAGGAAGCCGGTATGTACCGACGTTCGACGCCGCCGTTCTCAAGCTCATCAGTGACGAATACGAGCGGACGCGGCACGTCCGGACCAACGACATCGGGATGCATTATTTTGAGTTCGTCCCCGTAAAGTCCGGGCGGTATTCGATCGAATTCGAATGCCGGTACGGCTGGAAATTCTCTGCGGAAGACCGCCTGCTTTACGAGGTGGAGGTCGCCGGGTAG
- a CDS encoding CHAP domain-containing protein — MMKRSILTFSTLVILTAGMASTGGSMEVAPCGTTLATHAGVPARSNIMTPDESCGGRATYGLQYQCVEYVRRFYHLVKGMETREGMMGKRWNGNANTYFKTADKKGLDAFENGGQVAPRPDDILAFQGGPYGHVAIITRVAEDHIEFVEQNFSPAGRGQLAYNPVTNRVENRKAGGELFVVEGWLRSQSDRNLVPQAPIEAVSDR; from the coding sequence ATGATGAAGCGCTCGATCTTGACCTTCTCCACCCTGGTTATCTTGACGGCAGGAATGGCGTCCACCGGCGGGAGCATGGAAGTCGCTCCCTGCGGGACCACCCTTGCCACTCATGCCGGCGTCCCCGCCCGGTCGAATATTATGACTCCCGACGAGAGCTGCGGCGGTCGGGCGACTTACGGATTACAGTATCAGTGCGTGGAATATGTCAGGCGCTTCTATCATCTGGTGAAGGGAATGGAGACCCGGGAAGGGATGATGGGAAAACGTTGGAACGGCAATGCGAATACTTATTTTAAGACTGCCGACAAAAAGGGGCTCGACGCCTTCGAGAACGGCGGGCAGGTGGCGCCGAGGCCGGACGACATTCTCGCTTTCCAGGGAGGCCCTTACGGCCATGTCGCGATTATCACACGGGTGGCCGAAGATCATATCGAATTTGTCGAACAGAATTTCTCCCCGGCAGGTAGAGGCCAATTGGCATACAACCCGGTCACGAATCGGGTGGAGAATCGAAAGGCCGGGGGAGAGCTCTTCGTTGTCGAGGGGTGGCTTCGCTCCCAGTCGGATCGGAACCTTGTCCCACAGGCGCCGATCGAAGCGGTCTCGGACAGATAA
- a CDS encoding lysophospholipid acyltransferase family protein: protein MPKLFLEKILFRLAYCFAWFFVHLYRWTCRVEVKGPLLDCLNDDRPVLLTWWHQDMLFNFYFLISFAKRRKIATIVSQSKDGALAAYLIEKFGFTVLRGSSSKGGKEALDLLTDFVLKEKAVGIIVCDGPRPPGRIAKPGIILLARKTGYPIIKIRSWGSRQHLFQKSWCKLALVFPFSRVTVWSDTPMAVSRESRRQELEEYRLEVEKRLNEMAAVSEGHFGVDRTASVSVKTN, encoded by the coding sequence GTGCCGAAATTGTTTCTTGAGAAAATCCTTTTCCGTCTGGCCTATTGCTTCGCCTGGTTCTTCGTCCATCTCTATCGCTGGACCTGCCGGGTGGAGGTGAAGGGCCCTCTCCTCGATTGTCTGAATGACGACCGGCCGGTCCTGCTGACCTGGTGGCATCAGGATATGCTGTTCAATTTCTATTTTCTGATCTCGTTCGCCAAAAGACGGAAAATCGCGACGATCGTCAGCCAAAGCAAAGACGGGGCGCTCGCCGCGTATCTGATCGAAAAATTCGGCTTCACCGTTCTTCGCGGCTCCAGCTCCAAAGGGGGAAAAGAGGCGCTCGATCTGCTGACCGATTTCGTCCTTAAAGAAAAGGCGGTCGGGATCATCGTCTGCGACGGCCCTCGCCCGCCGGGACGGATCGCCAAGCCGGGGATCATCCTCCTTGCCCGAAAGACCGGCTATCCGATCATCAAGATTCGCTCATGGGGATCGCGGCAACATCTTTTTCAAAAGAGCTGGTGCAAGCTTGCGTTGGTTTTTCCTTTCTCGCGGGTGACCGTTTGGTCGGACACCCCCATGGCGGTTTCAAGGGAGTCGCGCCGCCAGGAGCTGGAGGAATACCGTCTGGAAGTCGAGAAGCGGCTCAACGAAATGGCCGCCGTTTCGGAGGGTCATTTCGGAGTCGATCGAACCGCGTCGGTTTCCGTAAAAACAAATTGA